The sequence below is a genomic window from Bactrocera neohumeralis isolate Rockhampton chromosome 4, APGP_CSIRO_Bneo_wtdbg2-racon-allhic-juicebox.fasta_v2, whole genome shotgun sequence.
AAAGTATTCAACAAAGCACGCATAAAATGCGTGGCAATTACTAAAAACGCCAATATTATTGGAATTGTGGCAAAGCAGCAGTTGTTGTAGACAGGCAGATGTGCAGACAACCAATTAATACAGAAAATGGaaattgtgtatttttattAGTATCGATAACTTTTAACATTTAATGTtgcttaaaattgtatttataattgtaaattatgtgaagtttaataaaaaaatctattttactCTAAAAAGTTGCGCATTTAATTAAGAATTCGTGCTCACTCGTTTCCATTTTCTCAATTTCTGCATATTTCCATTTTCTGTCTTGATTCGTTGTACTGTGTGGCTTTATTAGATGCCATAAGtttcacattttcaaaattttttaaattattaaatttatatatctgAACAATCGGTTAATGGGAGCAATATGTTACTGCCCTCACCAACCCTTTTTAACACTAATCCGCTCCAGTTTTCCAGTACACCATAGTAAGAATCTTGCGGACCTCGATTTTGATGGGCACTGGCCCTGGGTTTTCGTCAACGTCTGTGCACGTTTGGTGCCAATCGCTGTATTGTTCTCTCGTCACTTTGTTGCCTTCCTCTCATGGCTAGGTTCTCCCTCGGTGCAACCCCGGTGGGTTATTAAAAGGCGTCATCATTTCACCTCTCTCGCGGTGCTTTCATTGGGCATATGAGGCGTTTTAAGCCAAGCTCTATTCTTCTGCAGCTCTTGGTCGTATTAATATTCGCAGGTAACCTACTTAGCATAGGCTGCCCACTAACCGCCAGCTGTGACTCTGTTAGTAGCCTGAGCCTTACTTTAGTCAACCgatcttgataaattttactGTCACCTTTAATttcatacttgtacatacaaatactGAGTTTTCCAATAAGTGTGATATGATTTCTGCTGCTAAGCAAATTCAAATGTTTCTTAAGGTGTCAACCTTTTCGaaattccctactttttaaagaaaactacaaagaaacttcatatttaaagggcaatgtttattattattcgaaaaagcattctttgtcatttattttttgaggcttatctctttcaaatgttgactgTAGCTACATATCAgttgatccatccgttgagtccgatTTTCGACGACTATGACTTAATTTGGCTCGAATACGTCGgaacttcttggaacttttcaagagcccagagagcgaagcgatgttacTTGGGAATATCGAGCGACTTcaggtcttcgtgtacactctcaactacggctgctatttttcttcactgcatgtaGGACGTGTTCTAATCggccgaatattatccaataatggaTGCTGGGTGCTGGTGTGGAtctgtcaaataaaaactattgaaaaCAGTACCTCTACTTGACATCACCCCATATTTATTTGTGAATATAACgtcattcaaatggcctccaggACTTATCAAATCATATGTTATAAATAgaacgttcaatattgacttctaaagcttgtaGACTGTTTGGTCTATTGGTAAAGACCAATGGCTTCAAATAACACCACGCGAAGTAGTATATTAGTGTTAAATCATAACTTCTTGAAGACCATAACTTCTTGAATACCATTCAAACTTTCCTCGCAATAATTCAGTTGTTGCACGTGCTTTGTGTAAAGCTGTTAGGATAGCAAAGAAAGGCTCCCTACTACCGCTCTCGCTAGAATAGTAGAAGCTTTGGCCAGCGCTGGACCACCAttggtacatgcgctgtcgcaaaagcttTTTGACCCAATATCGATAATAAGAGATCTAATCATCTCTTGagtaaggttgggaatcttacaAGACGCCATCTGGAGGAGTTGTAAGAAAGAAGATAAGGAAAttactcaacacttccttcttgactatcCCGAGTTTTGGTGGTCAAGACTTACGACAATTGCGATCGCATACTTTCAGATATACCACCGagctggcgggaatggaaattaaacgactgtgcaaatttgtattgtctactaagcgttttgctaatttaaaaGTTCGGAGATAggagttatttttttctttggcttCACAAAtgactacatatagcagtccacgtgctATCTTTCTcaatcagccatctaacctaacctaacgtgCTTTGTGTCACGTAGGCCCTTCTTGTTCGAACAAGACGTTGTTCAAATTCCGCCAATTTCGgcaataaaaagttggttatcaccATTCTATACCGCTCtacattgacagtaacggtgtcactagttttatttcgaaagaagtaaagactgatgattccaccagactaaaaaccacatcaaactgtCACGTTATGTGAATGCAATGGttgttcataaataatttgtgtagtttcttcgcaccagaagcGACAGTTTTGTCTATTTATCGCACCACTTAGATGACAGTGAGACTCATCGAAGAAAGTTTGGTTTGATAAACTAAATAAGATCATCTACTTTTTAGCCCGAAAGAACTCTCGGAGTTTAAAGCATTAATAAGTTGCGGTCTAAACAGGTTCTTATGATTAGAACATGAGACCTTAGCCGGGAAAAGTTCGGTTATCATTTATGTCTAAAATAATCCTTAATCCTTAGAACCATTAGTaacataaataaacaacaagtattttttaagaacaatTGTCAATATGCAGACAATGTTGCCAATGGTTGCTGTATTAGCTTAACGAAGCTACTCATAATACACTTACAtaaactgaaacaaaaattgtcaCCACAATATTTATTATCTGCTCGATCGAAattagtttattaaaattttaaattggtcTTAactcattttcaaattttttaggcGTCGAATGCGTTGAAATGGACTTCCCGCCATACTTCCGTTGTATACCCTGCTCACCTGGTACACACATGAATGGCACGAAATGTCATGACATCAACGAATGCGACATTTATCATCCTTGCGACCCTAAAACGGAATGTATAAACCTCAATCCTGGTTTTCGCTGTGAGCCTTGCCCACACGGCTTCGATGGAGTTCACAGCAGAGGTAAACGATTTGAACGAAATAACgataagagaaatatgtaagATTCGTTCCGTATGCATTAAAGGTTTTTATCTGGAATATGTTGCCCCTGATTTTCGTAAGCAAACTTGCAATGATATTGATGAGTGCGCAAAAGGTTTGGACCGCTGTCATGCGCACTCGGTCTGCGTAAATACGATTGTAAGTTCGTTGACTAATTAAATGATGAAACGCTACAATTTTTCTATTCACAGGGCTCATATCAATGCAAGTGTGTTGATGGCTATTTCGCCAATGGTACGAACGTTTGCTTGCCCACATCGGATATGTGCCCTGATGGCACTATTTGCGATCACAATGCCTACTGCCAGCTAACGGATAACTTTAAGTATACCTGCAAATGCAATGTCGGCTGGGCTGGCAATGGTTTCGTCTGCGGTCGCGATCGTGATCTTGACGGTTGGGCGGACTTTGATCTGGACTGCGGTGATGTACGTTGTAGACGTGACAATTGTCCAGATTTACCGAACTCGGGACAGGAAGATGCAGATAATGATGGCATTGGTGATGGTTGTGACGATGATGCGGATGGTGATGGCGAGAAGAATGATAAGGATAATTGCCCATATGATTACAATGATAATCAGTCGGACTCGGATCACGATGGTGTGGGCGATGCGTGTGACAATTGTCCATTCGTGCCGAATCGTAAGCAATTGGACTCGGATCATGATGGTATGGGCAATGATTGTGATGAGGATATGGATAACGATAACATAGCGAATATGTACGATAACTGTATGACAATACCGAATCCGAATCAGTCCGATGTGGACAACGACGGTATAGGCGATGCTTGTGACAACTGCCCGACCATACCGAATCCGTCGCAGGAGGACAGAGACAGCGATCTGGTAGGTGATGCGTGCGACTCGGATATTGATGGTGACGATGATGGTGTGCAAGACAGTGAAGACAATTGTAACTCTATTAGTAACTCTGATCAGTTGGACACCGATGGTGATGGCAAGTGAGTATGGTTAGGTGAGCAATGTCTGTAGGATTCATTTTTACTGGCATTTTTTGGCAGAGGTGACGCATGTGATGATGACATGGATGGCGATGGCATACCGAATCACCGCGACAACTGTCCCTTAGTACGAAATCCCGATCAGACGGACTTAAACCGTAAGTATCAGTACACCGAAGCTTTCAACAAGTTATAGTTAAATATTATGCCAAACAGACAACGGTAAGGGCGACATTTGCGAATACGATGAAGACGAGGATGGCACGCCCAACTTTATTGATAACTGCCCGAACAATTCCATGATCTATTCAACGGACTTCCGCGCAATCCGCTCGGTTATACTCGATCCGGAAGGTGATGCTCAACGCGATCCCAATTGGGAAGTACACGCCAATGGTTCCGAAATCGTACAAACACTGAACAGTGATCCCGGCTTGGTGGTGGGACATGACGCCTTTGGTGGTGTCGACTTTGAGGGCACATTCTTTGTTAACGACGACACAGATGACGATTATGTGGGCTTTATATTCAGTTATCAGAGCAATCGCAAGTTCTATGTGGTTATGTGGAAGAAGGCCGCACAGACATATTGGGAATCGACACCATTCCGTGCGTCTTCGGAGCCGGGCATACAGATTAAGTTGGTCGATAGCATAACAGGACCTGGTTCAATGTTGCGTAACAGTCTCTGGCACTCAGGCGATACGCCAGATCAAGTTAAGTTGCTGTGGAAGGACCCAGCGAATGTTGGTTGGAAAGAGAAAACTTCATATCGCTGGTCGCTGTTGCATAGACCGGCGATCGGCCTGATACGCTTGAGGTAGAGTGTCTGTGTGGGTATTTTAAGTAACTGAAACCTTTAACATTCTCCCCCGCTATTTTACAGGATGTATGAAGGCGAACATTTGATCTTGGATTCGCATAATATCTACGACTCTACATTGAAAGGTGGACGCCTCGGCGTTTTCTGTTTCTCGCAGGAGATGATCATTTGGTCGGACCTAATTTACAAATGCAACAGTGCGTATTTGAGTTT
It includes:
- the LOC126757162 gene encoding cartilage oligomeric matrix protein-like isoform X1 → MNWRLLFILVATTLWIGDVSSLSLDPVASAELEQHIKKGDCVISMRHIRPRRKLHISIEALFMIDFPTLKHKFSFFLDRREQRVTLDISASGVTESLQFVIPNINETSTIRSMALHFHKNRIALLVDCKESDAHELDMNLSKLYIQMDDPVIKLFRERKYPLHFDGNLEHALQRANCQKGLNRRGNRRMLKTKVTTEREKNKKRDVRNFYNSDSSYERFTQRQLPLDFEQRGDIPMMHGDCEDALAKSISDLMALVKLLREDIAHQREEIAYLRKLLENCAGCKEPTTSNSLRIEPTCRTANPCYPGVDCFETMAGLRCGRCPAGMVGDGKICKPGVTCAERPCYVGVQCHDTLNGAQCDACPIGYEGDGRTCSKHNPCVDGPCPSGVECVEMDFPPYFRCIPCSPGTHMNGTKCHDINECDIYHPCDPKTECINLNPGFRCEPCPHGFDGVHSRGFYLEYVAPDFRKQTCNDIDECAKGLDRCHAHSVCVNTIGSYQCKCVDGYFANGTNVCLPTSDMCPDGTICDHNAYCQLTDNFKYTCKCNVGWAGNGFVCGRDRDLDGWADFDLDCGDVRCRRDNCPDLPNSGQEDADNDGIGDGCDDDADGDGEKNDKDNCPYDYNDNQSDSDHDGVGDACDNCPFVPNRKQLDSDHDGMGNDCDEDMDNDNIANMYDNCMTIPNPNQSDVDNDGIGDACDNCPTIPNPSQEDRDSDLVGDACDSDIDGDDDGVQDSEDNCNSISNSDQLDTDGDGKGDACDDDMDGDGIPNHRDNCPLVRNPDQTDLNHNGKGDICEYDEDEDGTPNFIDNCPNNSMIYSTDFRAIRSVILDPEGDAQRDPNWEVHANGSEIVQTLNSDPGLVVGHDAFGGVDFEGTFFVNDDTDDDYVGFIFSYQSNRKFYVVMWKKAAQTYWESTPFRASSEPGIQIKLVDSITGPGSMLRNSLWHSGDTPDQVKLLWKDPANVGWKEKTSYRWSLLHRPAIGLIRLRMYEGEHLILDSHNIYDSTLKGGRLGVFCFSQEMIIWSDLIYKCNTRVPALIYNELPHQLKQKVDVDR